One genomic window of Stieleria sp. JC731 includes the following:
- a CDS encoding TIGR03000 domain-containing protein — MTRFRFSVCMAMLVAAAGFSDLASAQGSSGGSSGGSSGGYASSGGSSGGSLVSYYGSSGGYASSGGSSGGYVGPLRRLASRIHARHAARHAYYASSGGSSGGSSGGSSGGSSGGVAIRYVPQASSGGSSGGVHSVSAASTSVPLSSYGRQPSDALAGYESSSIESSYRKYTTPSDNTADQVAAEAASNDSDRYEAAKPALDDDSALLVVAVPSDSAKVLVNGHETSSEGSVRKFMSRGLKDGYLYTYVVKVTYDHEGETKTDTREVKLRSGDNEQIVFEAPAEEAAASEELSVSVTPSDAPVVTVVKLHVPSGAIVNLAGNDTNGKGAIRTFRTTQLKAGEKWTNYTVRVTTTVGGQDISREKTIDVDAGSTNELTFEFDDIALAQR; from the coding sequence ATGACGCGTTTTCGTTTTTCGGTCTGTATGGCGATGTTGGTCGCTGCAGCGGGCTTCTCTGACCTTGCCAGCGCGCAGGGTTCATCGGGAGGCTCTTCGGGCGGATCATCCGGTGGCTACGCCAGCAGTGGCGGCAGCAGCGGTGGTTCTTTGGTCAGCTACTACGGATCCTCCGGTGGCTACGCTAGCAGTGGCGGTTCATCGGGCGGATACGTCGGACCACTTCGACGTCTAGCTTCACGGATTCACGCTCGCCATGCGGCTCGGCACGCTTACTACGCATCCTCAGGCGGATCGTCCGGCGGCAGCAGCGGCGGTTCATCGGGTGGCAGCAGCGGTGGCGTCGCCATTCGCTACGTCCCTCAAGCCAGCTCTGGCGGCAGCAGCGGTGGCGTGCATAGTGTCTCAGCAGCCTCGACCAGCGTTCCTCTTAGCAGCTACGGTCGCCAACCTTCCGACGCATTGGCTGGCTACGAATCATCCAGCATCGAAAGCTCGTACCGCAAATACACCACGCCAAGCGATAACACCGCTGACCAAGTCGCAGCCGAAGCGGCTTCGAACGATTCCGATCGTTACGAAGCAGCCAAGCCAGCCCTTGATGACGATTCGGCTCTGTTGGTCGTCGCCGTTCCTTCGGATTCGGCAAAGGTTTTGGTCAATGGTCACGAAACCAGCAGCGAAGGTTCGGTTCGCAAGTTCATGTCGCGTGGTCTGAAAGATGGCTACCTTTACACCTACGTTGTAAAAGTCACCTACGATCATGAAGGTGAAACCAAGACCGATACCCGTGAAGTCAAACTGCGCTCGGGCGACAACGAACAGATTGTTTTCGAAGCACCAGCTGAAGAAGCCGCTGCTAGCGAAGAACTGAGCGTTTCTGTCACTCCTAGCGACGCTCCAGTTGTCACGGTTGTCAAACTTCACGTTCCATCGGGCGCGATCGTCAACTTGGCTGGTAACGACACCAACGGAAAAGGCGCCATTCGCACCTTCCGTACCACTCAGCTGAAGGCTGGTGAAAAGTGGACGAACTACACCGTCCGAGTGACCACCACCGTCGGCGGCCAAGATATCAGCCGTGAAAAAACGATCGATGTCGATGCGGGCAGCACCAACGAGCTGACCTTCGAATTCGACGATATCGCGCTTGCTCAGCGATAG
- the trpS gene encoding tryptophan--tRNA ligase, which translates to MGESKPKRVLSGIQPTGRPHWGNYFGAIRQYIDLQDDNDGFYFIADLHALTTVRDADQLRENVINVALDLLALGLDPEKATLFVQSDIPEVSELCWILLSGTPMGLLQRCVAYKEKVEKGIAADAGLFTYPVLQAADILAYDSQLVPVGADQVQHIEVCRDIAGRFNHQFGETFVLPNANVLDDSAKVPGTDGEKMSKSYDNTLPLFGEVKKIRKQIMRITTDSRPMEDAKEPEGDHLYQLYSLFADQAGREEMAAMYRRGGFGYGEVKKAIAEASEAYFDEARKRRVDLEQNLDFVREVLAKGAQRARSVAAEVLLRTQKAAGLK; encoded by the coding sequence ATGGGCGAGTCTAAACCGAAACGCGTTCTGTCCGGCATTCAACCCACCGGACGACCTCACTGGGGGAACTACTTTGGTGCGATTCGCCAGTACATCGATTTGCAAGATGACAACGATGGCTTTTATTTCATCGCCGACTTGCATGCGTTGACGACGGTGCGCGATGCTGACCAGTTGCGTGAAAACGTGATCAATGTCGCGCTAGACCTACTTGCCTTGGGACTGGATCCTGAAAAGGCAACTTTGTTTGTTCAGTCAGATATCCCTGAGGTCAGCGAGCTGTGCTGGATCTTGCTTAGCGGCACGCCGATGGGGCTTTTGCAACGCTGTGTCGCATACAAAGAAAAGGTCGAGAAAGGCATCGCTGCCGATGCGGGGCTGTTTACCTATCCGGTGCTGCAAGCGGCCGACATCTTGGCCTATGACAGCCAGCTCGTTCCTGTTGGTGCCGATCAGGTTCAGCATATCGAAGTTTGCCGAGACATTGCCGGTCGGTTCAATCATCAGTTCGGCGAGACCTTCGTACTGCCCAACGCCAACGTATTGGACGACAGTGCGAAAGTCCCTGGAACCGATGGCGAAAAGATGAGTAAGAGCTACGACAACACGTTGCCCTTGTTCGGCGAAGTTAAAAAGATTCGTAAACAGATCATGCGAATCACGACTGACAGCCGTCCAATGGAAGACGCAAAGGAACCCGAGGGCGATCACCTTTATCAGCTCTACAGTCTGTTCGCTGACCAAGCCGGGCGCGAGGAGATGGCGGCGATGTACCGACGTGGCGGTTTTGGATATGGCGAAGTAAAAAAGGCAATCGCCGAAGCCAGCGAAGCGTATTTTGATGAGGCCCGCAAGCGCCGCGTTGATCTTGAGCAGAACCTTGATTTCGTCCGCGAAGTCTTGGCGAAAGGTGCCCAGCGGGCGCGCAGCGTTGCAGCCGAAGTGCTGTTGCGCACGCAGAAGGCAGCTGGGTTAAAATAA
- the acpS gene encoding holo-ACP synthase, producing the protein MPIIATGTEIVETVRIAKMIETHGEQFLERVYTADEIEYCVQSADAPGHFATRWAAKEAVMKALRCRRRGVRWNEIEIVVRPGVGHEVVLAGNALQCAEDHGIDRLHLSLSACRTHAVAYVIAESE; encoded by the coding sequence ATGCCGATCATCGCCACCGGTACCGAAATCGTTGAAACTGTTCGCATCGCCAAGATGATTGAAACGCATGGCGAGCAGTTTCTAGAACGCGTCTACACTGCTGACGAAATCGAATACTGTGTTCAGTCGGCTGATGCGCCCGGCCATTTCGCAACTCGTTGGGCAGCCAAGGAAGCGGTGATGAAGGCACTGCGGTGTCGTCGTCGTGGTGTTCGCTGGAACGAAATCGAGATTGTCGTTCGGCCGGGTGTTGGCCACGAAGTTGTCTTGGCGGGAAACGCTTTGCAATGCGCCGAAGACCATGGCATCGATCGATTGCATTTAAGCTTGTCAGCTTGTCGAACACATGCGGTTGCCTACGTGATCGCAGAATCGGAATAG
- the ppdK gene encoding pyruvate, phosphate dikinase, producing MANKMVYYFGKTKTEGKGKSKQLLGGKGLNLAEMTSIGLPVPPGFTITTEVCGQYYESGEQLPSGLMDEVGKAVKKLEKELSKKFGDNDNPLLVSVRSGAAVSMPGMMNTILNLGLNDAATEGLAKATKNERFAYDAYRRLINMFGDVVMGMEHHTFEVAFDKIKKKYKVDDDTQVPAEGLKELCEAYKAVYQKHTGEEFPQDPFAQLELAIKAVFGSWNTERAVKYREIENIRHLVGTAVNVQSMVYGNMGEDSGTGVAFTRNPNTGENKFYGEFLINAQGEDVVAGIRTPQPVAEMPKWNRAIHKQLLEIKKILEDHYTEMQDIEFTIERGELFMLQTRTGKRTGIAAVKIACDLVKEGLIDEKEAVLRVPPNALTQLLLPSFKTTARNAADVLCKGINASPGAAVGKLAFTAEEARERKDAGENIILVRRETSPEDVDGMSAAVGILTSTGGATSHAAVVARGWGKCCVAGASAVHIDEKAKKIKVNGKSLGANDVISLDGTTGEVMLGEVETQEPKLSGDFAKLMKWADQYRTLAVRTNADSPADSKRARDFGAEGIGLCRTEHMFFEPERIIHMRSMILAEDEESRRAALAKLLPFQRKDFEGIFKAMNGLHVTVRLLDPPLHEFLPHDTSAQKEVATEIGVKPGEVKKRTAALHEANPMLGHRGCRLSITYPEILEMQVRAITEAAINCAKKKIKAHPEIMIPLVGTFQELALLRKKAEETIAATKAAKKYEGELDIAIGTMIEIPRACLTADEVAEHADFFSFGTNDLTQMTFGYSRDDVGGFLGDYINEEILETDPFQSLDQTGVGQLVEMGVQKGRSTKKSLKVGICGEHGGDPSSIDFCHRVGLNYVSCSPFRVPIARLAAAQAAIRNA from the coding sequence ATGGCGAACAAGATGGTCTATTACTTCGGTAAAACTAAAACCGAAGGCAAAGGCAAGTCAAAGCAACTCCTCGGCGGCAAAGGCCTGAACCTGGCCGAAATGACCTCGATTGGTCTTCCAGTGCCTCCAGGATTCACAATCACCACCGAAGTTTGCGGTCAGTATTACGAATCTGGCGAACAATTGCCCAGTGGCCTGATGGACGAGGTCGGTAAGGCTGTTAAGAAGCTGGAAAAAGAGCTGAGCAAGAAGTTCGGCGACAACGACAACCCACTGCTGGTCAGCGTTCGCTCCGGAGCCGCTGTCAGTATGCCCGGGATGATGAACACCATCCTGAACCTTGGTCTGAACGACGCCGCGACCGAAGGTCTGGCCAAAGCGACCAAGAACGAGCGTTTCGCTTATGACGCTTATCGCCGCCTGATCAACATGTTCGGCGACGTTGTCATGGGTATGGAACACCACACCTTTGAAGTCGCTTTCGATAAGATCAAAAAGAAATACAAAGTCGACGACGACACCCAAGTTCCCGCCGAAGGCCTCAAAGAACTTTGCGAAGCCTACAAAGCGGTCTACCAAAAACACACCGGTGAAGAGTTCCCACAAGACCCATTCGCTCAGCTTGAACTGGCGATCAAGGCTGTCTTCGGATCTTGGAATACCGAACGAGCAGTCAAGTACCGCGAAATCGAAAACATCCGCCACCTAGTCGGAACCGCCGTCAACGTTCAGTCGATGGTTTACGGCAACATGGGCGAAGACTCCGGAACCGGCGTCGCGTTCACTCGTAACCCCAACACCGGCGAAAACAAGTTCTACGGCGAATTCTTGATCAACGCTCAAGGTGAAGACGTCGTTGCCGGTATCCGCACCCCACAACCGGTTGCGGAAATGCCAAAGTGGAATCGTGCGATCCACAAGCAACTTCTCGAGATCAAAAAGATCCTGGAAGATCACTACACCGAAATGCAAGACATCGAATTCACCATCGAGCGTGGTGAACTGTTCATGCTGCAAACTCGGACCGGTAAGCGAACCGGTATCGCTGCGGTCAAGATCGCATGCGACTTGGTCAAAGAAGGCCTGATCGACGAGAAGGAAGCTGTCCTTCGCGTCCCACCAAACGCGCTGACTCAGTTGCTATTGCCTAGCTTCAAGACCACCGCTCGCAACGCCGCAGACGTGCTTTGCAAAGGCATTAACGCGTCACCAGGTGCTGCCGTCGGTAAGCTTGCCTTCACCGCCGAAGAAGCTCGTGAACGCAAAGACGCTGGCGAAAACATCATCTTGGTTCGCCGCGAAACCAGCCCCGAAGACGTTGACGGCATGAGCGCCGCAGTCGGTATCTTGACCAGCACCGGTGGTGCGACCAGCCACGCGGCTGTTGTTGCCCGTGGTTGGGGCAAGTGCTGCGTCGCCGGTGCGAGCGCCGTTCACATCGACGAAAAAGCCAAGAAGATCAAGGTCAACGGCAAGTCACTGGGCGCCAACGACGTCATCAGCTTGGACGGCACCACCGGTGAAGTCATGCTCGGTGAAGTCGAAACCCAAGAACCAAAACTGTCGGGCGACTTCGCAAAACTGATGAAGTGGGCCGATCAGTACCGCACCCTGGCCGTTCGCACGAACGCCGACTCGCCTGCGGACAGCAAGCGAGCTCGCGATTTCGGTGCCGAAGGTATCGGTCTGTGCCGTACCGAGCACATGTTCTTCGAACCAGAACGTATCATCCACATGCGTTCGATGATCTTGGCCGAAGACGAAGAAAGCCGCCGCGCCGCATTGGCAAAGCTGCTTCCGTTCCAACGCAAAGACTTCGAAGGCATCTTCAAAGCGATGAACGGACTGCACGTCACCGTTCGTTTGCTTGACCCACCGTTGCACGAATTCTTGCCTCACGACACTTCGGCACAAAAAGAAGTCGCGACCGAAATCGGTGTCAAACCAGGTGAAGTTAAAAAGCGTACCGCCGCTCTGCACGAAGCAAACCCAATGCTTGGTCACCGCGGTTGCCGCCTCAGCATCACCTATCCAGAAATCCTGGAAATGCAAGTTCGGGCAATCACCGAAGCTGCCATCAACTGCGCCAAGAAGAAGATCAAAGCTCATCCAGAGATCATGATCCCTCTGGTCGGTACCTTCCAAGAGTTGGCTCTGCTTCGCAAGAAAGCCGAAGAAACCATCGCCGCTACCAAGGCTGCGAAGAAGTACGAAGGTGAATTGGATATCGCGATCGGTACCATGATCGAAATCCCACGTGCTTGCTTGACCGCAGACGAAGTCGCCGAACACGCTGACTTCTTCAGCTTCGGCACCAATGACTTGACCCAAATGACCTTCGGCTACAGCCGTGACGACGTCGGTGGGTTCCTCGGCGATTACATCAACGAAGAAATCCTGGAAACCGACCCGTTCCAATCGTTGGATCAAACCGGTGTTGGCCAGTTGGTCGAAATGGGTGTCCAAAAGGGCCGCTCGACCAAGAAGTCGCTGAAGGTTGGTATCTGTGGTGAGCACGGTGGTGACCCATCGTCGATCGACTTCTGCCACCGCGTCGGATTGAACTACGTCAGCTGCAGCCCATTCCGCGTGCCAATCGCACGTTTGGCAGCGGCCCAAGCAGCGATCCGCAACGCCTAG
- the cysS gene encoding cysteine--tRNA ligase: MPNPDSKLRIYNTLTKTKEDFQPLNPPQVGIYLCGPTVYAESHIGHMVGPVIFDTIKRYLRYSGYEPTWVVNITDVDDKLINKSRERGIPVSQIATEMTADYLANLRELGVNQIDYMPRATDHMGNIIRFVENLIEKGFAYEVDGDVFFDVVKDPGYGQLSNRNIDDQQGEGGGAAAKKRSAGDFALWKTAKPGEISWDSPWGKGRPGWHIECSAMSREILGETFDIHGGGLDLMFPHHENELAQSGCCHGKPMVKYWMHNGLMRAGAKGKVGGKSDRESAAEASPEEAAEGKISRSKGAGGLSTLIRRHTGTRIRFFLLRTHYRSTILFNDEGLEEAGTALEGFYRLFDRFEEITGKSFYDDSLEPARSRAEGEFDPGSDELLKQVDEFRNKFIVAMDDDLNTGLAVSVLFDWLRLMNRYLDEKKLGPGAKVDAPEVTSLTTAMQKMKELTNILGLFTKVPAAGGGDEAAQEMLDKTVHLLIDLRKEARERKDYATGDAIRNRLSDIGISLLDKKEGTTWETS, encoded by the coding sequence GTGCCCAACCCTGACAGCAAGCTCCGAATCTACAACACGCTGACAAAAACCAAGGAAGACTTTCAGCCCCTGAATCCTCCTCAGGTCGGCATCTACTTGTGCGGTCCGACGGTCTACGCCGAAAGCCACATCGGCCACATGGTTGGTCCCGTCATCTTCGATACGATCAAGCGATACCTGCGATACAGCGGCTACGAACCCACATGGGTTGTGAACATCACCGATGTCGATGACAAGCTGATCAACAAAAGCCGCGAACGTGGAATTCCGGTTTCCCAGATCGCGACCGAGATGACCGCGGACTACCTCGCGAACCTTCGTGAGTTGGGCGTCAACCAAATCGATTATATGCCCCGCGCGACCGATCACATGGGCAACATCATCCGCTTCGTCGAAAACCTGATCGAAAAGGGCTTCGCGTACGAAGTCGACGGCGATGTCTTTTTTGATGTCGTGAAAGATCCCGGATATGGCCAGCTTTCAAATCGCAACATCGACGACCAGCAAGGCGAAGGCGGTGGCGCGGCAGCCAAAAAACGCTCCGCCGGTGACTTTGCACTTTGGAAAACCGCCAAGCCGGGCGAGATATCGTGGGACAGCCCTTGGGGCAAAGGTCGTCCCGGTTGGCACATCGAATGTTCGGCAATGAGCCGAGAAATCCTGGGCGAGACTTTCGACATTCACGGCGGCGGACTCGATTTGATGTTCCCGCACCACGAAAATGAACTCGCCCAAAGCGGCTGCTGCCATGGCAAGCCGATGGTCAAATACTGGATGCACAATGGGCTGATGCGAGCCGGTGCGAAGGGCAAAGTCGGTGGCAAAAGCGATCGTGAATCGGCTGCCGAAGCGTCCCCCGAGGAAGCTGCCGAAGGCAAGATCAGCCGTTCCAAAGGGGCCGGCGGACTGAGCACATTGATCCGTCGCCATACCGGAACGCGGATCCGATTCTTTTTGCTTCGGACCCACTACCGCAGCACGATCCTGTTCAACGACGAAGGGCTCGAAGAAGCCGGTACGGCACTGGAAGGTTTCTATCGCCTATTCGATCGCTTTGAAGAGATCACTGGCAAGTCGTTCTATGACGATTCGCTTGAGCCTGCTCGGTCGCGTGCCGAAGGCGAATTCGATCCCGGAAGCGATGAGTTGCTCAAGCAAGTTGACGAGTTCCGAAATAAATTCATCGTCGCGATGGACGATGATCTCAATACCGGGCTGGCCGTCAGTGTCTTGTTCGATTGGTTGCGTTTGATGAACCGCTACCTCGACGAAAAGAAACTCGGTCCAGGCGCGAAGGTCGATGCCCCGGAAGTCACCTCGCTGACGACCGCGATGCAGAAGATGAAAGAACTGACCAATATCCTTGGACTGTTCACCAAGGTCCCTGCTGCGGGTGGCGGTGACGAGGCAGCACAAGAAATGCTGGACAAGACTGTCCACTTGCTGATCGATCTTCGCAAAGAAGCTCGCGAGCGAAAGGACTACGCAACCGGCGACGCGATTCGGAACCGTTTGTCCGACATCGGCATTTCGTTGTTGGACAAGAAAGAAGGCACGACCTGGGAAACTTCCTGA
- the ruvC gene encoding crossover junction endodeoxyribonuclease RuvC — protein MGIDPGLNTTGYGVIRVTGHEIRLIEAGIVRSKQKDSLEQRIAEIHEGVSEVIQQHSPSYVALEQLFSHYARPKTAILMGHARGVICLAAATAGIEVKSFEPTKVKKVMTGNGHAPKHQMQQAVRLQLGLQSVPEPADVADALAIAICSYHISFNPLAIG, from the coding sequence CTGGGTATCGACCCGGGATTGAATACGACCGGTTACGGAGTCATCCGAGTGACCGGCCATGAAATTCGGTTGATCGAAGCTGGCATTGTTCGTAGCAAGCAAAAAGATTCACTTGAGCAGCGGATCGCGGAGATCCACGAGGGCGTCAGCGAGGTGATCCAGCAGCATTCACCAAGCTATGTGGCGCTCGAACAATTGTTTTCGCACTACGCTCGTCCCAAGACCGCGATCTTGATGGGACATGCCCGCGGCGTCATCTGTTTGGCCGCGGCAACTGCCGGGATCGAAGTGAAAAGCTTCGAACCGACCAAGGTGAAAAAAGTGATGACCGGCAACGGGCATGCACCGAAACATCAAATGCAACAGGCCGTTCGGCTGCAGCTCGGACTGCAGTCGGTTCCGGAGCCGGCGGACGTCGCCGACGCGCTCGCCATCGCCATCTGCAGCTACCACATCAGCTTTAACCCGTTGGCGATTGGTTAG